A part of Bacteroidota bacterium genomic DNA contains:
- a CDS encoding SAM-dependent DNA methyltransferase: MTDSSIISKIWNLAGVLRDDGVGYGDYLEQITYLLFLKMADELNKPPYNKGLQFPRIKDVEGKEIADGETCDWETLSSKRGAELESFYSQLLRSLSTEKGMLGQIFTKSQNKIQDPAKLSRVINMIDQEQWSMMGADIKGKIYEGLLEKNAEDTKSGAGQYFTPRALIKTMVACVQPKPMKTISDPACGTGGFFLAAYDWIVANNQLDREEKEFIKNDTFHGNEIVANTRRMCLMNMYLHNIGEIDGMSFISSNDALVSDEGSRYDYVLANPPFGKKSSMTITNEQGEAEKEDLSYNRQDFWETTSNKQLNFLQHIKTQLKITGEAAVVLPDNVLFEGGAGEEVRKQLMLTTDLHTILRLPTGLFYAHGVKANVLFFDNKAASKEAQTKEVWIYDYRTNIHHTLKKKQMSMADLADFVKLYNPDNRHKRTETWSEENPDGRWRKYAYEEILARDKTNLDIFWLKDKSLTDLDNLPDPDILANEIIENLESGLNSFKGIMATINGQTE; encoded by the coding sequence ATGACCGATTCAAGCATAATATCAAAAATATGGAACCTCGCTGGCGTACTTCGTGACGATGGCGTAGGCTATGGTGACTACTTAGAGCAAATTACTTATCTGTTATTCTTAAAAATGGCAGATGAATTAAACAAACCACCCTACAATAAAGGGTTGCAGTTTCCTCGCATAAAGGATGTAGAGGGCAAAGAAATTGCAGATGGTGAAACCTGTGATTGGGAAACGCTATCGAGCAAACGAGGTGCTGAATTAGAATCGTTCTATTCGCAATTGCTACGCAGTTTGAGCACCGAAAAAGGAATGTTAGGGCAAATATTTACCAAGAGCCAAAATAAGATACAAGACCCTGCTAAGCTTTCGCGTGTAATCAACATGATAGACCAAGAACAATGGTCGATGATGGGAGCCGACATTAAAGGCAAGATTTACGAAGGTTTGTTGGAAAAGAATGCCGAAGATACCAAGTCGGGCGCAGGGCAATATTTTACCCCTCGTGCTTTGATAAAAACAATGGTGGCTTGTGTGCAACCCAAACCCATGAAAACCATTTCCGACCCTGCATGTGGCACAGGCGGTTTCTTTTTAGCTGCTTACGATTGGATTGTAGCCAATAACCAACTCGACCGTGAAGAAAAGGAGTTTATAAAAAACGATACTTTTCACGGAAATGAAATTGTAGCCAACACACGCCGTATGTGTTTAATGAATATGTATTTGCACAACATTGGTGAGATAGATGGTATGAGCTTCATTTCATCAAATGACGCTTTGGTCTCCGACGAGGGTAGCCGCTACGATTATGTTTTGGCTAATCCACCTTTCGGCAAGAAAAGCAGCATGACCATTACCAACGAACAAGGCGAAGCTGAAAAAGAAGATTTAAGTTACAACCGTCAGGATTTTTGGGAAACCACTTCCAACAAACAGCTTAACTTTTTACAGCACATAAAAACACAATTAAAAATTACGGGTGAAGCTGCCGTAGTTTTACCCGATAATGTATTATTCGAAGGTGGTGCAGGCGAAGAAGTCCGAAAACAATTAATGCTGACTACCGATTTACATACCATTCTGCGTTTACCAACAGGCTTGTTTTATGCACATGGCGTAAAAGCAAATGTGTTATTCTTCGATAACAAAGCAGCTAGTAAAGAAGCACAAACCAAAGAAGTGTGGATTTATGATTACCGTACTAACATTCATCATACGCTTAAGAAAAAGCAAATGTCTATGGCTGATTTAGCCGACTTTGTTAAGCTGTATAATCCTGATAATAGACACAAACGAACTGAGACTTGGAGCGAAGAAAATCCCGATGGACGTTGGCGTAAATATGCTTATGAAGAAATACTGGCGAGAGATAAAACCAACTTGGATATATTTTGGCTCAAAGACAAAAGTCTGACTGATTTGGATAATCTACCAGACCCTGATATTTTGGCAAACGAGATTATTGAAAACTTAGAATCGGGATTGAATAGTTTTAAGGGAATAATGGCAACTATAAACGGACAAACAGAATAA
- a CDS encoding ATP-binding cassette domain-containing protein, which yields MKHSLEVDSIILEFDTKRILQDVYLKNETGKTTGILGRNGSGKTCLLNIIYGELKTNNKSIRLDGNAIYDGYRNPEILRYLPQFNFIPRNIKIKRIFKDFNIDFSQFIGYFPEFKKYYNSKIGNLSGGENRIVEIYSIIASKTKFCMLDEPFSQVMPVHVDTIKNIVRAEKEKKGIIITDHLYEHIIDICDDIYVISNGKTYLTQDKADLIKHGYINQKGSQHPRK from the coding sequence ATGAAACACTCCCTGGAAGTTGACAGTATAATTCTTGAATTTGACACTAAAAGAATACTTCAGGATGTTTATCTCAAAAATGAAACTGGGAAAACAACTGGAATTCTTGGGCGAAATGGCTCTGGAAAAACATGTCTTTTGAATATTATCTATGGAGAACTTAAAACAAATAATAAGTCAATTCGATTGGATGGAAATGCTATATATGATGGATATCGAAATCCTGAAATTTTACGATATTTGCCTCAATTCAATTTTATCCCGCGAAACATAAAAATCAAAAGAATTTTTAAAGACTTCAACATAGATTTTTCTCAGTTCATTGGATACTTCCCAGAATTCAAAAAATACTACAATTCAAAAATAGGAAATCTATCAGGAGGGGAAAATAGAATCGTTGAGATTTACTCAATAATTGCTTCAAAAACAAAATTTTGCATGTTGGATGAACCGTTTTCACAAGTTATGCCTGTGCATGTTGATACAATAAAAAACATTGTGAGAGCTGAGAAAGAAAAAAAAGGAATTATTATTACAGACCATTTATATGAACACATAATTGATATTTGCGATGATATTTATGTAATTTCTAATGGCAAAACATATTTGACTCAAGACAAAGCGGATCTAATAAAACATGGATATATAAATCAAAAAGGTTCCCAACACCCAAGAAAATAA
- a CDS encoding alpha/beta fold hydrolase, with amino-acid sequence MTTENKAWLDKKQYPFNSNYFDLPIGKLHYVDEGKGEPIVFVHGNPGWSYEYRKSIKVLSKTNRCISADNIGFGLSDKPFDWNYLPKNHAANFEKFINHLNLDKFVLVVNDWGGPIGLSYAINNPDKIKHLIITNTWMWSAKDDPYYKKFSGFVGGPIGRFLIKNFNFFGKIIIKKCIVDKKHFDPTIYRHLETKKDRKGCWTFPKQIIASSEWLDSLWQKRKNLDNIPKTLIWGMKDIAFREQELNVWEKELTNKTVIKLDNVGHYPHEEATGIFIEELKKAST; translated from the coding sequence ATGACAACAGAAAATAAAGCTTGGTTAGACAAAAAACAATATCCATTCAATTCAAATTATTTTGATTTACCAATTGGAAAATTGCACTATGTGGACGAAGGAAAAGGCGAGCCAATTGTTTTTGTTCACGGAAATCCAGGTTGGTCTTATGAATATAGAAAATCAATTAAGGTATTATCAAAAACAAATAGATGCATTTCGGCAGACAATATTGGTTTTGGACTTTCTGATAAACCATTTGACTGGAATTACTTACCGAAAAATCACGCTGCAAACTTTGAAAAATTCATCAATCATTTGAATTTAGACAAATTTGTTTTAGTAGTAAATGATTGGGGTGGACCGATTGGATTATCCTATGCGATTAATAATCCAGACAAAATAAAACACTTGATTATTACAAATACATGGATGTGGTCAGCCAAAGACGACCCATATTACAAAAAATTTAGTGGATTTGTTGGTGGACCTATAGGACGGTTTTTAATAAAGAACTTTAATTTTTTCGGAAAGATAATAATCAAAAAATGTATCGTTGACAAAAAACATTTTGATCCCACAATTTACAGACATCTTGAAACAAAAAAGGATAGAAAAGGTTGTTGGACTTTTCCTAAACAAATAATTGCATCAAGTGAATGGCTTGACAGTTTATGGCAGAAACGCAAGAATTTAGACAATATTCCAAAAACATTAATTTGGGGAATGAAAGACATTGCATTTAGAGAACAAGAATTAAATGTTTGGGAAAAGGAATTAACAAACAAAACGGTCATAAAACTTGACAATGTTGGGCATTATCCACACGAAGAAGCTACTGGAATATTTATTGAAGAATTAAAGAAAGCCAGCACATAA